DNA from Actinoplanes sp. SE50/110:
CGGCTGGCCCGGCACGTGGTGACCAACCGGGAGCTGCTCGCCGCGCTGCGCACCGTCGTGCAGGACTCCACCCACCTGCGCACGTGCGGCCTGGTGATCCGCACCGACACCGAGCCGGACATCGCCGGGATGCTCGCCGCGCGGCACCCCGGGGCGGATCCGGCCGACTGGCGGCGGCGGCTGCTGGTCGCCTGCAGCACCGCCGCCTTCCGGATCTGGTACGAGGACTTTCTGCCCGGCGAGCTGACCGACCCGATGGGGCACCTGCGCGCGGTGATGGACGCGGCCGGCACCTGAGCGGCCGTCGGGGACGCCGTCAGGCCGCCCGGAGCAGCTCGTCGATCTGGCCCAGTGCCAGCCCCATCCCCTCGGCCATGCCCATCGTCATCAGCCGCTCGAACTGGGCGGCGTCGGCGAACCGGTTGACCACGGTCATCCGGGTGCGGTCGCCGGCCCGTTCCAGGGTCACCACGGCGTGCATCGGCTGATCGGCGTCGAGCGGCTCACCGTCGTCGCCGGCGAAGCCGTCGTCGTACTCCAACCGGTACGGCTCGTCGATCGCGGTGATCGACCACCAGCCGCGCGCCTTCGTCCCGTCCGGGCCGGTCATGTGGTATCGCGCCGCACCGCCCGGCACGAAGTCGAGCCGCTCGAAGGTGGCCGGCCAGGTCGGCGGCCCCCACCAGCGCTCCAGCCGGCGCGGGTCGGACCAGACCCGCCAGACCCGCTCGACCGGCGCGTCGAACTCGGTGACGAAGGTCAGGGTCAACGCCTCGGCGTCGGGAATCGTCTCGCGGACGGTCACTGCTCCTCCTCCAGAAGGATGTCGGCGATCCGGTCGGCCCGCTGCCGCCAGATCCGTTCATAGGTGTCGAGCAGCCCGCCGACGACACCGCGCAGCGCGGCCACGTCGCCGTGCACGATCTGCTCGCGGCCCCGCCGCTCCTTGGTGACCAGGCCCGCCTGCTCCAGGACGGCGACGTGTTTCTGCACCGCCGCGAAGCTCATCGGGTAGAGCCCGGCCAGGCCGGAGACCGACTCCCCGGCCCGGGTGACCCGGGCCAGGATGTCGCGGCGGGTGGCGTCGGAGAGCGCGTGGAACACGCGGTCCTCGTTCGCTCCATCTACAACCATTTGGTTGTACGTTATCGCCGGCCGACGAAGATCACAACCCGCTGCGGATCGG
Protein-coding regions in this window:
- a CDS encoding TetR/AcrR family transcriptional regulator; this translates as MTGTNLRDRKREQNRVATVRAAWELFIERGYDHVTVSDICAAADIAPRTFHRYFAGKQDVVAEPVREMTGLVTDYVAGAPPEADDRAVMREAMTRLARHVVTNRELLAALRTVVQDSTHLRTCGLVIRTDTEPDIAGMLAARHPGADPADWRRRLLVACSTAAFRIWYEDFLPGELTDPMGHLRAVMDAAGT
- a CDS encoding SRPBCC domain-containing protein; the protein is MTVRETIPDAEALTLTFVTEFDAPVERVWRVWSDPRRLERWWGPPTWPATFERLDFVPGGAARYHMTGPDGTKARGWWSITAIDEPYRLEYDDGFAGDDGEPLDADQPMHAVVTLERAGDRTRMTVVNRFADAAQFERLMTMGMAEGMGLALGQIDELLRAA
- a CDS encoding metalloregulator ArsR/SmtB family transcription factor, which codes for MVVDGANEDRVFHALSDATRRDILARVTRAGESVSGLAGLYPMSFAAVQKHVAVLEQAGLVTKERRGREQIVHGDVAALRGVVGGLLDTYERIWRQRADRIADILLEEEQ